Proteins encoded together in one Otariodibacter oris window:
- a CDS encoding NAD(P)H nitroreductase, which translates to MEVLNLLQHRRSSKKFSDIAPTKEQLEIILKSALRAPDHGRLKPYHFVVIEKESMALFEKHLKSAAIEFKLGNEILAKAEKISQRAPMIIGVVAKITKDIEKVPAWEQMLTAGCATYAMQLAANAQGFETCWISNKWIDGSDLRKAFNCQESDKIIGLVMIGSPADSESITLASHTDDTTPFVSYLK; encoded by the coding sequence CCGTTCCAGTAAAAAGTTTAGTGATATTGCACCAACTAAAGAACAATTAGAGATTATTTTAAAATCCGCACTACGCGCTCCCGATCATGGTCGTTTAAAACCTTATCATTTTGTTGTAATTGAAAAAGAGAGTATGGCCCTGTTTGAAAAGCATTTAAAATCGGCAGCAATTGAATTTAAATTAGGTAACGAAATACTCGCAAAAGCGGAAAAAATTAGTCAGCGAGCGCCGATGATTATTGGCGTAGTCGCAAAAATTACAAAAGATATCGAGAAAGTACCCGCTTGGGAGCAAATGCTAACCGCAGGCTGCGCAACTTATGCGATGCAATTAGCTGCCAACGCTCAAGGATTTGAGACATGTTGGATCTCGAATAAATGGATCGATGGTTCAGATCTTCGCAAAGCATTTAACTGCCAAGAATCCGATAAAATTATCGGCTTAGTCATGATAGGATCGCCTGCCGATAGCGAAAGTATCACGCTAGCAAGTCATACCGATGATACAACCCCTTTTGTGAGTTACCTCAAATAA